The proteins below come from a single Papaver somniferum cultivar HN1 chromosome 11, ASM357369v1, whole genome shotgun sequence genomic window:
- the LOC113321166 gene encoding uncharacterized protein LOC113321166 — translation MNKQHRSSGSTNFASCVVATIFIIFIIIILLILFFTLFKPKSPQISVSSIQIPSFSLSNNTITFTLSQYVSVRNPNRADFQHYHSSLQLMYSGNQIGFMFIPAGKIDSGRTQYMSATFTVDDFPLLPPSSSSSSLSSTSTVSSSGSQGSSVGSPTIEIESRMKMSGRVRVLQVFTHSVDSEITCTVAVSVSDRSILGFHC, via the coding sequence atgAACAAGCAACACAGATCATCAGGGAGCACAAACTTCGCCTCATGTGTGGTAGCAACAATTTTCAtaatcttcatcataatcatcctTCTAATCCTATTCTTCACTCTTTTCAAACCAAAATCACCACAAATTTCAGTTTCATCAATCCAAATCCCATCATTTTCACTCTCAAACAACacaattactttcaccttgtctCAGTATGTTTCAGTCAGGAACCCAAACAGAGCTGATTTCCAACACTATCATAGTTCACTTCAGTTGATGTATTCAGGTAATCAAATTGGTTTTATGTTTATTCCTGCTGGTAAGATTGATTCTGGTAGAACTCAGTATATGTCTGCTACTTTTACTGTTGATGATTTCCCACTGTtgccaccatcttcttcttcatcatcattgtcATCAACATCAACTGTGAGTTCTTCTGGTTCTCAAGGGTCATCAGTTGGATCACCTACTATAGAAATTGAATCAAGAATGAAAATGAGTGGAAGGGTTAGagttttgcaggttttcactcaTTCTGTTGATTCTGAAATTACTTGCACTGTTGCTGTGTCTGTTAGTGATAGATCTATTCTTGGGTTTCATTGCTGA